The following proteins are co-located in the Streptosporangium brasiliense genome:
- a CDS encoding ABC transporter substrate-binding protein, which yields MAQPPSPPRTGILTVATLLALTGCGGSAISGGQDGQSGSLKIGVIVPLTGPVSATGTALRRGFELGVKKVNDNGGVNGKKVEYVVVDDAGNPATSTQLARKLIQQDQVSMIFGTITGDTAEAVARVADDAKVPFGTAILGDTERCYTYQWGFGETTRQMLTPAVPELLRKYGTKVAIVGSDYNYPHFYAGVAKELVKQAGGSILAEEYSPLGQADWQPVITRMKDAEPDVVLSMVVGADAVTFSQQAKQFGLLTPELGFEGAPLDTDYYPALSALVNGRTHTVRWTDGLDDAESRKFVADYRAAHDFKDPIPEVAGNAYFGVQFLLDAARKAAAFEGPAINTEIGRLTFDSPLGKGTRFESTNHRLQADMLEVTIKPGGAYEVSKKLGPIPDTTPKTGCA from the coding sequence ATGGCTCAGCCGCCTTCTCCTCCCCGCACGGGCATCCTGACCGTAGCCACCCTGCTGGCGCTGACCGGATGCGGCGGCTCAGCGATCTCGGGCGGGCAGGACGGCCAGAGCGGGTCGTTGAAGATCGGTGTGATCGTTCCGCTCACCGGACCCGTCTCCGCGACAGGAACGGCCCTCCGGCGCGGGTTCGAGCTCGGCGTGAAGAAGGTCAACGACAACGGCGGCGTCAACGGCAAGAAGGTGGAGTACGTCGTCGTCGACGACGCGGGCAACCCGGCGACCTCTACCCAGCTCGCCAGGAAGCTCATCCAGCAGGACCAGGTGTCGATGATCTTCGGCACGATCACCGGGGACACCGCCGAAGCCGTGGCCCGGGTCGCCGACGACGCGAAGGTCCCGTTCGGTACGGCCATCCTCGGTGACACCGAGAGGTGCTACACCTACCAGTGGGGCTTCGGCGAGACCACTCGCCAGATGCTCACGCCGGCCGTTCCCGAGCTACTCAGGAAGTACGGGACGAAGGTGGCGATCGTCGGCTCGGACTACAACTACCCGCACTTCTACGCCGGGGTCGCCAAGGAGCTCGTGAAGCAGGCGGGCGGCTCGATCCTCGCCGAGGAGTACAGCCCGCTCGGGCAGGCTGACTGGCAGCCGGTCATCACGCGGATGAAGGACGCCGAGCCGGACGTGGTGCTGTCGATGGTCGTCGGCGCCGACGCGGTGACGTTCAGCCAGCAGGCCAAGCAGTTCGGCCTGCTCACCCCCGAGCTGGGCTTCGAGGGTGCGCCACTGGACACCGACTACTACCCGGCGCTCAGCGCCCTGGTGAACGGCCGTACCCACACCGTGCGCTGGACCGACGGCCTGGACGACGCCGAGAGCCGGAAGTTCGTGGCCGACTACCGCGCGGCGCACGACTTCAAGGACCCGATCCCCGAGGTGGCGGGCAACGCCTACTTCGGCGTCCAGTTTCTCCTGGACGCCGCGCGTAAGGCAGCCGCCTTCGAAGGGCCGGCGATCAACACGGAGATCGGACGGCTCACCTTCGACTCGCCGCTCGGCAAGGGCACCCGTTTCGAGAGCACCAACCACAGGCTCCAGGCCGACATGCTGGAAGTGACGATCAAGCCCGGCGGCGCGTACGAGGTGAGCAAGAAGCTCGGCCCGATTCCCGACACCACCCCGAAGACGGGTTGCGCATGA
- a CDS encoding helix-turn-helix domain-containing protein, with amino-acid sequence MHLETQHDGTLVFGYLDTDSPDRFRASDTVLVKAAAPYAAEMRPERFGALNTCDISGEHGVQVSPHAPAAARDGAHLLGLLLSGDGTFEQDGRRCPLSPGDFVLYSAERPFRLDLGGNYRWFVMHLDSGTAKLMRLARNTTANQELPRSPSGRVLAAMLTELAHRARDLGPVARSEMGEHVSGVIRTLVREAGRQSLPADQAHVLDRIIDHIDRHLADGLPPVEIATAHHISVRSLHALFQRQGETVGAHIRRRRLDRIRRDLADPALAHLPAYTVAARWGIRGPSHFSKLFKAEFGVSPREFRDRFRLSAAQE; translated from the coding sequence GTGCATCTGGAAACCCAGCACGATGGCACGCTCGTCTTCGGATACCTGGACACCGACTCGCCCGACCGTTTCCGGGCGTCCGACACCGTCCTGGTCAAGGCGGCGGCCCCCTATGCCGCCGAGATGCGCCCTGAGCGGTTCGGCGCGCTCAACACGTGCGACATCAGCGGTGAGCACGGAGTGCAGGTCAGCCCGCACGCGCCGGCCGCGGCCCGCGACGGCGCCCATCTGCTCGGACTGCTGCTGTCCGGCGACGGCACGTTCGAACAGGACGGCCGCCGATGCCCGCTCTCTCCCGGCGACTTCGTTCTCTACTCAGCGGAACGCCCGTTCCGCCTCGACCTCGGCGGTAACTACCGCTGGTTCGTCATGCACCTGGATTCCGGGACCGCCAAGCTCATGAGGCTGGCGCGGAACACGACGGCGAACCAGGAGCTTCCCCGTTCACCCAGCGGCCGTGTCCTCGCCGCGATGCTCACCGAACTCGCGCACCGGGCGCGCGACCTCGGGCCGGTGGCCAGGAGCGAGATGGGCGAACACGTCAGCGGCGTCATCCGGACCCTCGTCCGCGAGGCGGGCAGGCAGAGCCTGCCCGCCGACCAGGCGCACGTCCTCGACCGGATCATCGATCACATCGACCGGCATCTGGCCGACGGTCTTCCGCCCGTGGAGATCGCCACCGCCCACCACATCTCGGTCCGGTCCCTGCACGCGCTCTTCCAACGGCAGGGGGAGACGGTCGGTGCCCACATCCGGCGCCGACGCCTGGACCGCATCCGCCGGGACCTCGCCGACCCCGCGCTGGCCCACCTGCCCGCGTACACGGTGGCGGCCCGCTGGGGCATCCGGGGCCCCAGCCATTTCAGCAAGCTCTTCAAGGCCGAGTTCGGCGTCTCACCCCGCGAGTTCCGGGACCGGTTCCGCCTGAGCGCCGCCCAGGAGTGA
- a CDS encoding amidase, with amino-acid sequence MDPFDSASDLAEAVRKRELSPVEIVDTCLERINRYDPEVGAFVWRNDEQVRSAARRAEQAVMEGGRELPAFHGVPVPIKDLTQVVEQPATYGTFGVHDTPRTVTEPVVTRLLNAGFLLMGRTNSPDMGLLSTTDNSRYGSTRNPWNLAYSSGGSSGGAAAAVAAGLAPVAHANDGGGSIRMPSSCCGMVGLKPSRGRVPQYVASWEHATVEGAITRTVRDAAALLDVMSVPDNLVMYRAPAPERPFSDEVGRDCGSLRIGLLLDAPTGLPVDPVCAAAAMHTARLLESLGHAVFPVSPRFFSGEAIVGYTQTVLDAALWASPYDQPELAEPHLRYRMERAASCHSGTYTRAVALLQEESVVVRAQWGRDFDVLLTPTMACPPPLVDTVLAEANADPAGVRVTETQMISFTAVCNITGLPAITLPTYTSPDGLPIGSQLIGGPWDEAVLIRLAAALEELDRWPLRRPARFLG; translated from the coding sequence ATGGACCCCTTCGACTCCGCGTCGGATCTCGCCGAGGCGGTACGCAAGCGCGAACTGAGTCCGGTTGAGATCGTCGACACCTGTCTGGAGCGCATCAACCGCTACGACCCCGAGGTCGGAGCCTTCGTCTGGCGGAACGACGAGCAGGTGCGATCGGCCGCCCGGCGGGCTGAGCAGGCCGTCATGGAGGGCGGCCGCGAACTGCCCGCCTTCCACGGTGTGCCGGTTCCCATCAAGGACCTGACCCAGGTGGTGGAGCAGCCCGCCACCTACGGGACGTTCGGGGTGCACGACACCCCGCGAACGGTCACGGAGCCGGTCGTGACAAGGCTGCTCAACGCGGGATTCCTGCTGATGGGCCGGACCAACAGCCCGGACATGGGACTGCTTTCCACCACCGACAACTCCCGCTACGGCAGTACCCGCAACCCCTGGAACCTGGCCTACTCCTCAGGCGGCTCCAGCGGTGGCGCGGCGGCCGCCGTCGCCGCCGGTCTCGCGCCCGTCGCCCACGCCAACGACGGTGGCGGCTCGATCCGCATGCCGTCGTCGTGTTGCGGGATGGTCGGTCTCAAACCGAGCCGGGGCAGGGTGCCGCAGTATGTGGCGTCCTGGGAGCACGCGACCGTCGAAGGCGCGATCACCCGCACGGTGCGTGACGCGGCCGCGTTGCTCGATGTCATGAGCGTGCCCGACAACCTGGTCATGTACCGCGCGCCCGCCCCGGAGCGGCCGTTCTCCGACGAGGTGGGCCGCGACTGCGGGTCGCTGCGGATCGGCCTGCTGCTGGACGCGCCGACCGGGTTGCCGGTCGATCCGGTGTGCGCGGCGGCTGCCATGCACACCGCGCGGTTGCTGGAGTCGCTCGGCCACGCCGTGTTCCCGGTGTCGCCGCGCTTCTTCAGCGGGGAGGCCATCGTCGGCTACACCCAGACCGTTCTCGACGCGGCGTTGTGGGCGTCGCCGTACGACCAGCCGGAGCTGGCCGAGCCGCACCTGCGGTACCGGATGGAGCGCGCCGCGAGCTGCCACTCGGGGACCTACACCCGGGCCGTCGCCCTCCTGCAGGAGGAGTCCGTCGTCGTCCGCGCCCAGTGGGGCAGGGACTTCGACGTCTTGCTCACCCCGACCATGGCCTGCCCGCCCCCGCTGGTCGACACGGTCCTGGCGGAGGCCAACGCCGATCCTGCGGGGGTCAGGGTCACCGAGACCCAGATGATCTCGTTCACCGCCGTCTGCAACATCACCGGCCTGCCCGCCATCACACTGCCGACCTACACCTCGCCCGACGGGCTTCCCATCGGCAGCCAGCTGATCGGCGGGCCCTGGGACGAGGCTGTGCTCATCCGGCTGGCTGCCGCCCTGGAGGAGCTGGACCGCTGGCCGCTCCGCCGCCCCGCACGCTTCCTCGGATGA
- a CDS encoding branched-chain amino acid ABC transporter ATP-binding protein/permease: MRMTVRLGLLAAVLVAAPFGLGTFAVATLTLGLCYGLFAYGLDLSWGRAGLLSVGHAAFFGLGAYAVALSQAHDLTIAVLLVAAPALSVAIALPMVRIGLASGIPDAPLILLTIGVSLLLQHAATSLTGLTGGTNGLSIRSPGVVTTYYLTLVVVAVVVAVTTVTVVRSRFGARLTAASRNPERAAQTGIDGLHVRSTAFVVSAAVSTVAGALYALAAGLVSPQIFGLGLSTSVLVWLALGGRGSTVGPFLGAVPVTVGEQMLGSTWQGWYVLGLAALFVLVVQFAPTGLAGIARHWTRGPAVRLPPAASVRRPRKGSGGQARGAAALVLKGIHKSFGPVNVLRGVDLTVEDGRCVCLIGPNGAGKSTLLAIVAGQLAPDGGEVRIFGAAASAVPIHDRVRLGVGRMFQIPSVLTDLSLADNIRLARMDAPEHVELPAEYDDLVRDGTSEARALPLADRRRLELAMVLAGAPRLMLLDEPAAGLGPDDARALVRELKEVSHRTGCAMLVVEHDMTIVRELADDVVVLHDGGVIAHGAMDEITADPAVREAYLGVH, encoded by the coding sequence ATGAGGATGACGGTACGGCTCGGCCTGCTCGCCGCCGTCCTGGTGGCGGCTCCCTTCGGGCTCGGCACCTTCGCGGTGGCCACCCTGACCCTGGGGCTCTGCTACGGGTTGTTCGCCTACGGGCTCGACCTGTCCTGGGGACGGGCGGGACTGCTCAGCGTGGGCCACGCGGCCTTCTTCGGCCTGGGTGCCTACGCCGTCGCGCTCAGTCAGGCGCACGACCTGACGATCGCCGTTCTGCTGGTGGCGGCGCCGGCGCTCTCGGTCGCCATCGCGCTGCCGATGGTCCGGATCGGACTGGCCTCCGGCATCCCCGACGCCCCGCTCATCCTGCTGACGATCGGCGTGAGCCTGCTGCTCCAGCACGCCGCCACCAGCCTCACCGGCCTGACCGGCGGCACCAACGGGCTGTCGATCCGCAGCCCCGGTGTGGTCACGACGTACTATCTGACCCTCGTGGTGGTGGCCGTCGTGGTGGCCGTGACCACCGTGACGGTTGTCAGGAGCAGGTTTGGCGCGCGGCTGACCGCGGCGTCCCGCAATCCGGAGCGCGCCGCCCAGACCGGCATCGACGGGCTCCATGTCCGCTCCACAGCCTTCGTGGTCAGCGCGGCGGTGTCGACGGTCGCGGGCGCGCTGTACGCGCTCGCGGCAGGGCTGGTGTCCCCGCAGATCTTCGGTCTCGGCCTGTCGACCAGCGTGCTCGTCTGGCTCGCCCTGGGAGGGCGGGGGTCGACCGTGGGCCCGTTCCTCGGCGCGGTGCCGGTCACGGTGGGGGAGCAGATGCTCGGCAGCACCTGGCAGGGCTGGTACGTCCTGGGGCTCGCCGCTCTGTTCGTCCTCGTCGTTCAGTTCGCTCCCACGGGCCTGGCGGGGATCGCCCGCCACTGGACACGTGGACCCGCGGTGAGGCTGCCCCCCGCCGCCTCGGTGCGCCGGCCCCGGAAGGGGAGCGGCGGCCAGGCCAGGGGAGCGGCGGCGCTCGTCCTCAAGGGGATTCACAAGTCCTTCGGCCCGGTGAACGTGCTCCGCGGCGTGGACCTGACCGTCGAGGACGGGCGTTGCGTGTGCCTGATCGGTCCCAACGGCGCAGGCAAGAGCACCCTGCTCGCGATCGTCGCGGGCCAGCTCGCCCCCGACGGGGGTGAGGTACGGATCTTCGGTGCGGCCGCCTCCGCGGTGCCGATCCATGACCGGGTACGCCTGGGAGTGGGCCGGATGTTCCAGATCCCGAGCGTCCTGACGGACCTGTCGCTTGCCGACAACATCAGGCTGGCCCGCATGGACGCACCCGAGCACGTCGAGTTGCCCGCCGAGTACGACGACCTGGTCCGCGACGGGACGAGCGAGGCCCGTGCCCTGCCGCTCGCCGACCGGAGACGGCTGGAACTCGCCATGGTGCTGGCCGGGGCACCCCGGCTGATGCTGCTCGACGAACCCGCGGCTGGGCTCGGACCGGACGACGCCCGCGCGCTGGTCAGGGAACTGAAGGAGGTCTCCCACCGGACGGGCTGCGCGATGCTCGTCGTCGAGCACGACATGACGATCGTCCGCGAACTGGCCGACGACGTCGTGGTCCTGCACGACGGAGGCGTGATCGCGCACGGCGCGATGGACGAGATCACTGCCGACCCGGCGGTGCGCGAGGCATACCTGGGGGTGCACTGA
- a CDS encoding ATP-binding cassette domain-containing protein, which yields MLELHELCGGYGQAAVVRDVDFRIAAGETVALLGRNGTGKTTLLRTIFGLADRQGGTLSLAGRTVPPGRPELLARWGAALMPEDRGVFPSLTVAENLRLATRKGFVPAVDPREIFPLLTERHQQAAGTLSGGQKQQLGIARAIVSGQSLIVVDELTQGLQPSVVRDVLEALTGIAATGVAVVAVDQHAGLLLDRSHRAVVMEAGRVVFDGPSTPQTREELDRLLAVG from the coding sequence ATGCTCGAACTGCACGAACTCTGCGGAGGGTACGGCCAGGCCGCCGTGGTCCGCGACGTGGATTTCCGGATCGCGGCGGGTGAGACGGTCGCCCTGCTCGGCCGCAACGGCACCGGCAAGACCACTCTGCTGCGTACGATCTTCGGGCTCGCCGACCGGCAGGGCGGCACGCTGAGTCTGGCGGGCCGTACCGTGCCGCCCGGTCGTCCGGAGCTGCTCGCCCGCTGGGGCGCCGCGCTGATGCCGGAGGACCGAGGGGTGTTCCCCAGCCTCACCGTCGCGGAGAACCTCCGGCTGGCCACGCGCAAGGGCTTCGTCCCCGCGGTCGATCCGCGCGAGATCTTCCCGCTGCTCACCGAGCGGCATCAGCAGGCCGCGGGAACGCTGTCCGGCGGGCAGAAGCAGCAACTCGGCATCGCCAGGGCGATCGTCTCCGGGCAGTCGCTGATCGTGGTGGACGAGCTCACTCAGGGCCTGCAGCCGTCGGTCGTGCGCGACGTGCTGGAGGCGCTTACCGGCATCGCCGCGACCGGTGTCGCCGTGGTGGCGGTCGACCAGCACGCGGGGCTTCTCCTGGACCGAAGCCACCGCGCGGTCGTCATGGAGGCCGGCCGGGTCGTGTTCGACGGCCCGAGCACACCGCAGACCCGCGAGGAACTCGACCGCCTGCTCGCCGTCGGCTGA
- a CDS encoding alpha/beta fold hydrolase: MLHTREWGRGDRVAVLIHGIMADSRCWWRVGPALAERGYRVIAVDLPGHGDSPRAEEYTPELYASSVLESVPATPELAIGHSLGGLTLSLAVGRLKPGRAVYSDPAFRIPKIDGVDFGAMMASAKGQNMEMVRQVHPGWSAEECVLEIEMLAKWDPATARALNSFLGSDFTPEPVVPSLVQLADPSELISPEVAEALISKNFEVRVVKGAEHTIHRHLFDDFLAGLEGWI; encoded by the coding sequence ATGCTGCACACTCGCGAATGGGGCCGCGGTGACCGGGTCGCTGTGCTGATTCACGGCATCATGGCCGACTCCCGCTGCTGGTGGCGGGTCGGCCCGGCGCTGGCCGAGCGTGGTTACCGGGTCATCGCGGTGGACCTGCCCGGCCATGGCGACAGCCCCCGCGCCGAGGAGTACACCCCCGAGCTGTACGCCTCAAGCGTGCTGGAGTCGGTCCCGGCCACGCCCGAACTGGCCATCGGTCACTCACTCGGCGGCCTCACCCTGTCGCTCGCGGTCGGACGGCTCAAGCCGGGCAGGGCGGTCTACTCCGACCCGGCGTTCCGCATCCCCAAGATCGACGGAGTGGATTTCGGCGCGATGATGGCCTCGGCCAAGGGACAGAACATGGAGATGGTACGGCAGGTCCATCCCGGCTGGTCCGCCGAGGAATGCGTCCTTGAGATCGAGATGCTGGCCAAGTGGGACCCGGCCACCGCGAGGGCACTGAACTCGTTCCTCGGCTCGGACTTCACGCCCGAACCGGTGGTGCCGTCACTGGTCCAGCTGGCCGACCCGAGCGAGCTGATCTCCCCTGAGGTGGCCGAGGCCCTCATCTCCAAGAACTTCGAGGTGCGTGTGGTGAAGGGCGCCGAGCACACGATCCATCGCCACCTGTTCGACGACTTCCTGGCCGGTCTCGAGGGCTGGATCTAG
- a CDS encoding flavin monoamine oxidase family protein: MARTELARLVQKIFQEHRAAARLRVPVDEVRGVAGVRAVSRRALLGGAAALGVGAATGVLGFPVRPARAADQPRVAIVGAGIAGLAAALRLADKGIGATVYEADTRVGGRIYSNPSGAYWRAGQVSEWGAELIDTGHEIIHGLAARFGLPLDDLRAAEPAGSTETYWIDGGYYPYATASADFAPVYQAILADLDGFAWPSWDTPTSPQVAALSNMTTYEWIETRVPGGHSSRIGKLLDVAFTTELGMDTDSSTAMGILVVLAAQPEGRFSLFGQSDTRFHIRGGNDLLPRAIKDALPAGTVRHGWKLEALAVDGAGRQTLVFSVDGLTRTVTADHTILALPQGVLQRVNFSAARFDARKRAAIAALPMGRNTKLALQFDRRLWNDAGPWGRGSGSTMSESGYQTSWESTRAQAGTQGILLAYAGGDHAADFNPASAFSTASSYRTAGYARAVLSQLNTVFPGLDSQWNGKATLAAWHLNPYARGAYAGLPTAYYQYYGGYEVVRQGNVHFAGEHTSAVAAGFMEGGADSGLQAANELLADLGIASAA, encoded by the coding sequence ATGGCAAGAACAGAACTGGCCCGTCTGGTGCAGAAGATCTTTCAGGAGCATCGGGCCGCCGCACGGCTGCGCGTGCCCGTCGACGAGGTCCGAGGCGTGGCAGGGGTGCGTGCGGTGTCCCGCCGGGCCCTCCTCGGTGGTGCGGCCGCTCTGGGCGTGGGGGCCGCGACCGGCGTCCTCGGCTTCCCCGTCCGCCCCGCCCGCGCCGCCGACCAGCCGCGTGTGGCGATCGTCGGTGCGGGCATCGCCGGCCTCGCCGCGGCGCTGCGGCTGGCCGACAAGGGGATCGGCGCGACCGTCTACGAGGCAGACACCCGGGTCGGCGGCCGCATCTACTCCAATCCCTCCGGCGCCTACTGGAGAGCTGGACAGGTCTCCGAGTGGGGCGCTGAGCTGATCGACACCGGTCACGAGATCATCCATGGACTGGCCGCGCGGTTCGGGCTGCCGCTGGACGACCTGCGTGCCGCCGAGCCGGCCGGCAGCACGGAGACCTACTGGATCGACGGCGGGTACTACCCGTACGCGACCGCCAGCGCCGACTTCGCTCCCGTCTACCAGGCGATCCTGGCGGACCTCGACGGGTTCGCCTGGCCGAGCTGGGACACCCCAACCTCTCCCCAGGTCGCCGCGCTGTCGAACATGACGACGTACGAGTGGATCGAGACCAGGGTGCCCGGCGGCCACTCCTCCCGGATCGGCAAGCTGCTCGACGTCGCCTTCACCACCGAACTCGGCATGGACACCGACAGCAGCACGGCGATGGGCATCCTCGTCGTGCTCGCCGCCCAGCCCGAGGGCAGGTTCTCCCTCTTCGGGCAGAGCGACACCCGCTTCCACATCAGAGGCGGCAACGACCTTCTCCCGCGGGCCATCAAGGACGCCCTGCCCGCAGGGACCGTACGGCACGGCTGGAAGTTGGAGGCCCTGGCGGTCGACGGCGCGGGACGGCAGACCCTGGTCTTTTCCGTCGACGGCCTGACCCGAACGGTGACCGCCGACCACACGATCTTGGCCCTGCCCCAAGGCGTACTGCAGCGCGTGAACTTCTCCGCCGCCAGGTTCGACGCGCGTAAGAGAGCGGCCATCGCGGCCCTGCCGATGGGGCGCAACACCAAGTTGGCGCTCCAGTTCGACCGACGCCTGTGGAACGACGCGGGCCCGTGGGGCCGCGGTAGCGGCAGCACCATGTCGGAGAGCGGCTACCAGACCTCCTGGGAGTCCACCCGTGCCCAGGCGGGCACCCAGGGCATCCTCCTCGCCTACGCCGGCGGCGATCACGCCGCCGACTTCAACCCGGCCTCCGCTTTCTCGACCGCGAGCTCCTACAGAACGGCGGGGTACGCCCGCGCCGTCCTCTCTCAGCTGAACACGGTCTTCCCCGGCCTGGACAGCCAGTGGAACGGCAAGGCCACGCTGGCCGCCTGGCACCTCAACCCCTACGCCCGCGGCGCCTACGCGGGGCTGCCCACCGCCTATTACCAGTATTACGGTGGCTACGAGGTGGTCCGGCAGGGCAACGTCCACTTCGCGGGCGAACACACCTCCGCGGTCGCCGCGGGATTCATGGAAGGGGGAGCGGATTCGGGCCTTCAGGCCGCGAACGAACTCCTGGCCGACCTCGGCATCGCCTCCGCGGCGTGA
- a CDS encoding branched-chain amino acid ABC transporter permease yields the protein MDVLLAILSLFGLYGLVTLGIAVIFAATRVVNLAQGDLMMVGAYTAAVAAGPAFGWRVVLALVVSAPLLLLIERLLLRRPLADGLATMLVTWGVGMALRQAAELLFTSTSRTVEPPMAGAVTVLTTPYPAYRLACGLIAVAVIGLVLLVAYRTGWGLTLRAIADNATMAALLGTDPRRVRTLAFVLGGLLAVLAGALYSPVLAVNPTMGFSLLVPVFFGLLFSRPGALATAAGAALLIAALSVLLRAWMSDVLAEVLFYLIVIGVAALRSRPWIWRFSSWLSRLLLPARAS from the coding sequence GTGGATGTACTTCTGGCAATCCTCAGCCTGTTCGGCCTCTATGGGCTCGTCACCCTCGGCATTGCCGTGATCTTCGCGGCGACACGGGTGGTGAACCTGGCCCAGGGCGACCTCATGATGGTCGGGGCCTACACGGCGGCGGTCGCCGCCGGACCCGCGTTCGGCTGGCGGGTGGTGCTGGCCCTGGTGGTGAGCGCCCCGCTGCTCCTGCTGATCGAGCGGCTCCTGTTACGGCGCCCCCTCGCGGACGGGCTGGCGACCATGCTCGTCACCTGGGGGGTCGGCATGGCGCTGCGCCAGGCGGCCGAACTGCTCTTCACCTCCACCTCCCGCACGGTCGAACCGCCGATGGCCGGGGCCGTGACGGTGCTGACCACGCCCTATCCGGCCTACCGCCTGGCCTGCGGGCTGATCGCGGTGGCGGTCATCGGGCTGGTGCTGCTCGTGGCCTACCGGACGGGCTGGGGCCTCACCCTGCGCGCGATCGCGGACAACGCGACCATGGCGGCGCTGCTCGGCACCGACCCGCGCAGGGTGCGCACCCTCGCCTTCGTCCTGGGCGGGCTGCTGGCCGTACTGGCGGGTGCGCTGTACAGCCCGGTGCTGGCGGTGAATCCGACCATGGGGTTCAGCCTGCTGGTCCCTGTCTTCTTCGGCCTGCTGTTCAGCCGTCCCGGCGCGCTCGCGACGGCGGCGGGCGCCGCTCTGCTGATCGCCGCCCTGTCGGTGCTGCTGCGCGCCTGGATGAGCGACGTCCTGGCCGAAGTCCTCTTCTATCTGATCGTCATCGGGGTTGCGGCGCTGCGCTCGCGCCCCTGGATTTGGAGGTTCTCCTCATGGCTCAGCCGCCTTCTCCTCCCCGCACGGGCATCCTGA